The following DNA comes from Candidatus Peregrinibacteria bacterium.
AGAATGCGAAGATTCATCAGAGAAATCTTCCGGGATTTCTTCAGAAGGAATGTTTTTGCGGTAATAATCAATAAGAGCATTTTTTGCGATGCGAAAAAGCCACGCAGAAAACGGCATTCCCTCTCGTTTTTGATAGGAATTTAGATTACGGAGTGTTTTGAGGAAGACATCTGCTGTAATGTCTTCGGCTGTTTCACGAGAAGAAACACGAAAAACAATATACCGATAGATCGGATCTAAAAAATGATCGTAGAGTTTTCCAAACGCTTCACGATCTCCATCTCGTGCTTTGATTACCCAATGATCAATATCTAGCCCTTCAATCACGAGGAAAAAAAACCAACCTCCTTTTTCCCAAAAAAGTGAAACATGAGCAAGGATAATACCTTGCAAAATCTTATATATTGTTTTTAAAAAAGGAAATTCATATTTTGTTTTGTTGTTTCATTTTTAAAATCATCCTTTTTTTGACAGATGTGTTACTTTTGAAAATTGAGAACAGCCAAACACTAAAAAATAAAATATCTCATCTGTTTCATCAAAAAAAACTCTTCTTGAGAGTCTTTTGTGGAATGTTCTCTTAAAAAAATGAAACAGTGTTATTGTACTCGTTTTTGAAAAACTCTCGTTTCGGTATTCATTTGTACTATATCGCCTTCTTCTACAAAAAGGGGAACCTGAATAATCATTCCGTTTTCGAGTGTTGCTGGCTTTGTTCCTCCTTGCGCTGTATCTCCTTTTACTCCAGGAGGAGTCTCTTGAATGAGAAAAGACATGCTTGGGGGAAATTGAATACGAATGGGGGTTTCTCTGAAATGTTGAATATCAACATCTTCTCCCTCCTTTAAAAATACAGAATCTTCTCCGAGTATTTCTTGGGAAAGGGTGAATTGTTCATAGCTTTCGTTGTTCATGAATTCATATCCGTCTCCATTTTTATAGAGATATTGGGCGCGGAAATAGCCAACATCTGCTGGTTGCAATTTTTCATTTCCCTGAAAAGTGCGAGGGATAGTATTACCCGTCTTTAAATTCTTGAGTGTTGTTTTCAGCACTCCCGTTCCGCGCGCTTGTTTGCTGTGTTGGCAATACGTTACGAGAAAAGGCTCATCATCGAGAACAATAGTGTGCCCAACACGAAGCTCACCCAATGAATACATAAAATATTTAAAAATCGAGTGTTATTCTGCCAGAGAGAAGAGAGGACGCAAAGATTTTTTTTCTCGAACGTGTGCTCCTGCTTCCAAAAACCAATAACAACTCTCTATTCACCACCATTTTTTTCTTTTTGAGAAGGTTCTTTGCGCCAAAAGGCAGGAGACAGAAAGAAGCCGATGAGGATAGCAACAATAGTCCCTCCGATACCAATCAAAATAATACGAATAGGAGGGCTTAAGTTTTCGAAAAGGAGATCCCCATATCGTGCTGGAGAAAACATAGGAATGATTGTTTTCGAAATGATGCCGAGTTTTTTTGGAGCATCAGGAAGAGAAAAACGCGTATCAGGCTCATGCCATAGTGGATTTTTAAATGCGATAGAAAAATTGGCTTCTGTTTCTGAGAAGCGGAAACCAATAGCAATATCAGAATAATTGGAGAGTGTTTTTTTGAACGAATCGAATGATGTATTTTCAAGAAAAAAATCGTCAAAAAATGGCTCTGGAATAAGTTGCCCTAGTTTTCGATAACACCCGTCTGCGTCACAAGAAACTTGTTTTTGATTTCCACGAAAGAAAAGGGTGTCGCTGTTTACAATAACATCCCAATCAAAAACTGATTGAGGAATATTTTTATAGTATGAGGAAACATTCTTCATACTCCCATCATGCTCGGGAAGAATTTTTGCCATTTCTATGGCCTCTTGAAGATACCGAATCTGCCGATGAAGTGCTTCGTGTAAAAACGTTTTCCCTGCAGGAGTGTCGAATGTTGCTCCAAATGTCTGGAGAGAAAAATCAGAAAAGCTGAGTATGTTTTCTGGCAAAAATGCTCGTGACCGTTGAAGAGGGAAGGAACTGTTCTTTTGAAGAAGTGTCTCCTGCAGAACATCTTCCTGAAGAGAGAGGAAGAGAGTGTTATTTTGTATACCAAGAAAAAAGGGAGGAAGGAGATTGCTTTTCGGAACCGCAATATACCATGTATTTTCAAACTCCCTTTTTTCTGCCGAGTTATTTTTTGCGATATTTTGCAGAATATTTTCTCCATCCGAGCTTTTTTTGAGAGGAATGGCAACAAAGAAGAGATTCGAAAAACGATCCAAGAGGGGCACAGTCGGTGAGGAGGAGAGAATATTTCCCCATAGGTCTTTTGCATGTACGCCAAAATACACTTCATTTTTTAGAGAGCCG
Coding sequences within:
- a CDS encoding sigma-70 family RNA polymerase sigma factor — its product is MIEGLDIDHWVIKARDGDREAFGKLYDHFLDPIYRYIVFRVSSRETAEDITADVFLKTLRNLNSYQKREGMPFSAWLFRIAKNALIDYYRKNIPSEEIPEDFSDESSHSHADRETSLNIEKRRLLFGLRQLPDMQSQAIALKYFSERSNEEIGAILGKSETAVRILQSRGLKKLREYLSAS
- the efp gene encoding elongation factor P, yielding MYSLGELRVGHTIVLDDEPFLVTYCQHSKQARGTGVLKTTLKNLKTGNTIPRTFQGNEKLQPADVGYFRAQYLYKNGDGYEFMNNESYEQFTLSQEILGEDSVFLKEGEDVDIQHFRETPIRIQFPPSMSFLIQETPPGVKGDTAQGGTKPATLENGMIIQVPLFVEEGDIVQMNTETRVFQKRVQ